In one Bradyrhizobium sp. 4 genomic region, the following are encoded:
- a CDS encoding HlyD family type I secretion periplasmic adaptor subunit, with protein sequence MIAEFQSDATEVEQQAPPRLARLTLYSVLGLIAFAVTWASVSQVEMIVTAQGKLTTTRPNLVVQPLETSVIREIHVKAGDRVNRGDVLATLDPTFSQADFDQLRGRVAGFDASIDRLGAEVNGTEYAAKELTNADQILQGKLFLQRRAAYEAQIQNYDAQIASARANLKTAQDEETVLLQRLDTMRSIEAMRTTLMDKEVGSRLNFLLSRDARLEVESNLARVRGSIADTTHRLDKARADQKVFTEEFRRTTYQELAETLPKRNSAAEELKKADRRRQLIVLQAPADAVVLDIANRTVGSVVREAETLFVLVPRDVPLQAEVNVEGRDIGQVALGQAVRIKFEAFPFQKYGTATGEVRVISQDTFSPDPKAEGARRAPAPYYRVLVDLSDTHLRLPAERIQLIPGMAVTAELKVGKRTVISYFLYPLLRGLDESIREY encoded by the coding sequence GTGATCGCCGAATTCCAGTCGGATGCAACCGAAGTCGAGCAGCAAGCGCCGCCGCGGCTCGCGCGTCTTACCCTCTACAGCGTGCTTGGGCTAATTGCCTTCGCGGTCACCTGGGCATCCGTTTCGCAAGTGGAGATGATCGTCACGGCGCAGGGGAAATTGACCACGACACGTCCAAACCTGGTCGTACAGCCGTTGGAAACGTCGGTCATACGCGAGATCCACGTCAAGGCCGGTGATCGCGTCAACCGCGGCGACGTTCTGGCTACGCTCGATCCGACCTTCTCGCAGGCTGATTTCGATCAATTGCGCGGCAGGGTGGCTGGTTTCGATGCGTCGATCGATCGCCTGGGCGCCGAAGTGAATGGAACGGAGTATGCCGCCAAGGAGCTCACAAATGCTGACCAAATCCTGCAGGGCAAGTTGTTCTTGCAGAGGAGAGCCGCCTATGAGGCGCAGATCCAGAACTATGACGCACAGATCGCTTCCGCTCGAGCCAATCTGAAGACAGCGCAGGACGAAGAGACGGTTCTCCTTCAGCGACTCGATACGATGCGTTCAATTGAAGCCATGCGCACCACGCTGATGGACAAAGAGGTCGGTTCGAGGCTGAACTTTCTACTGTCTCGCGATGCACGGCTCGAGGTTGAGAGCAATCTGGCGCGCGTTCGTGGCAGTATCGCCGATACGACCCATCGGCTGGACAAGGCCCGCGCTGACCAGAAGGTCTTCACCGAGGAGTTTCGTCGCACCACTTATCAGGAACTGGCAGAGACGCTGCCGAAGCGCAACAGCGCAGCAGAGGAATTGAAGAAAGCCGACCGTCGTCGGCAGCTGATCGTCCTGCAGGCGCCGGCAGATGCCGTGGTGCTGGACATCGCAAACCGCACAGTCGGCTCGGTGGTTCGCGAAGCGGAAACGCTGTTTGTCCTGGTTCCTCGTGATGTGCCTCTCCAGGCGGAGGTCAATGTCGAGGGTCGGGATATCGGTCAGGTGGCGCTTGGACAAGCGGTCCGGATCAAGTTCGAAGCGTTTCCTTTCCAGAAATATGGAACGGCAACGGGCGAGGTCCGCGTCATCAGCCAGGACACGTTCTCGCCGGATCCGAAGGCCGAAGGTGCGCGCCGCGCGCCAGCTCCCTATTACCGCGTACTGGTCGATTTGTCCGACACGCACCTTCGGCTGCCGGCTGAGCGCATTCAACTGATTCCGGGTATGGCGGTGACGGCCGAACTGAAAGTCGGCAAGCGCACCGTGATTTCTTATTTCCTGTACCCCTTGCTTCGCGGTCTGGATGAAAGCATCCGGGAGTACTAG
- a CDS encoding oligosaccharide flippase family protein — protein sequence MREQRDGLAFSAVQRSILFSAVDRYGSLLLFLVATAVLSRLLSPAEFGVYAVVNAVTAVIGASFQEFGGGNYLIQKRDLSPADVRSAFTISLGISVAIALLLFVLAGALSDLFAQDGLKRGIEVSAMNFFLAPVSGTISALLRRDMKFGTLAICNFVAGVAVAVVSIGLAMAGFSYMAPVWGALTGSVILTLALLASHRDLNALRPSLFKYREIVSFGLYASGVSVINVFYNLAPQLFLARTLDFMSVGLYSRAINLTQTFDKLVTQVLNPVIMPAIVARREAGDDLKAIYLEAIELLSAAHWPFLIFVAIMARPIIEIWLGETWLEVVPLVRLLCIANMALFAACLSYPMLVAVGSVRDALISSFISLPPSLLVIFCASFFGVQAVAASAVLTLPFQAAVAIYFIGRHLGLKPTDIARALMKSGVVTAITALGTFGCAALTEQGILTSFAGLASGLCAAALCWCLGLLLTGHPLLHQLHLAAASLARVAPKLRPSRSAL from the coding sequence ATGCGCGAACAGCGCGACGGTCTTGCGTTTAGTGCGGTACAACGCTCCATCCTGTTTTCGGCGGTCGATCGCTATGGCAGTCTTTTGCTGTTCCTGGTCGCTACCGCGGTTCTCTCTCGTCTGCTATCGCCCGCGGAATTCGGAGTGTACGCGGTCGTCAATGCCGTCACCGCGGTAATTGGTGCATCCTTTCAGGAGTTCGGGGGCGGAAACTATCTGATTCAGAAGCGTGATCTATCTCCAGCCGATGTTCGCTCAGCTTTCACCATCTCGCTCGGGATCTCAGTGGCCATAGCGCTTCTTCTGTTTGTTCTTGCAGGCGCGCTCTCAGATCTTTTCGCCCAGGACGGTCTCAAGAGGGGCATTGAGGTCTCGGCGATGAATTTTTTCCTGGCACCAGTGTCGGGGACAATTTCGGCCTTGCTGCGCCGGGACATGAAGTTCGGCACGTTAGCCATTTGCAACTTCGTCGCGGGTGTGGCTGTTGCTGTGGTCTCGATCGGGCTAGCGATGGCGGGATTCAGCTATATGGCGCCGGTCTGGGGAGCCCTGACGGGAAGCGTGATTTTGACCTTGGCGCTGCTCGCCAGTCATCGGGACTTAAACGCACTGCGTCCCTCGCTCTTCAAATACCGCGAGATCGTCAGCTTTGGCCTTTATGCCAGCGGGGTTAGCGTCATCAACGTGTTCTACAATCTGGCGCCCCAGCTATTCCTTGCAAGAACTCTGGACTTTATGTCCGTCGGTCTGTACAGCCGCGCGATTAACCTAACGCAAACGTTCGACAAGCTCGTTACGCAAGTATTGAACCCTGTGATCATGCCGGCGATTGTCGCAAGGCGCGAAGCGGGGGACGACCTGAAGGCCATCTATCTCGAGGCGATCGAGCTGCTTTCCGCCGCGCACTGGCCGTTCCTGATATTCGTGGCCATTATGGCGCGACCGATCATCGAGATCTGGCTCGGCGAGACGTGGCTGGAGGTCGTGCCTCTCGTGCGGCTGCTCTGCATCGCAAACATGGCGCTTTTTGCAGCGTGCTTGAGTTATCCCATGCTTGTAGCGGTTGGAAGCGTGCGGGACGCTTTGATCTCCTCCTTCATCTCTCTACCTCCGTCGCTTCTTGTAATTTTTTGCGCATCCTTCTTCGGTGTGCAGGCTGTCGCCGCCTCCGCCGTTTTGACGTTGCCCTTCCAAGCTGCAGTTGCGATCTATTTTATCGGCCGGCACCTAGGCCTTAAACCAACGGACATTGCTCGCGCGCTGATGAAGAGTGGGGTCGTCACAGCGATAACAGCATTGGGCACATTCGGCTGCGCGGCGCTGACGGAACAGGGAATCCTGACGTCATTTGCCGGTTTGGCCTCGGGATTGTGTGCTGCGGCGCTTTGCTGGTGCCTAGGGCTGCTGCTGACCGGCCACCCGCTGCTGCATCAGCTCCATCTCGCTGCAGCTAGTCTGGCCCGTGTTGCACCGAAGCTGAGGCCATCGCGTTCGGCCCTGTGA
- a CDS encoding Gfo/Idh/MocA family oxidoreductase: MSNDTIGIGVIGYGYWGPNLVRNFAAHPSVRLVGVCDFDSEKLAASKRLYPGVITTSSCDELLKNPAVDAVAIATPVNTHYELALSALKAGKHVLVEKPLAQSSDLARRLIDEAARRCLILSVDHTFIYTPAVRKIRELLVKKELGNVYYYDSTRASLGLFQSDVNVIWDLAVHDISIIHYIFDEQPVAVSATGSCHVVGSPENMAHITLFFDSACVAHISVNWLSPIKVRQTFIGGSKKMIVYDDLEPTEKIKVYDKGITVDGPSDKAHQFRIGYRAGDMWAPHVSPKEALQVEVDHFIDCVRSGTRPISSGMSGLRVIEVLEAASRSIAEHGKPVLLKRQPRRVPERATATV, translated from the coding sequence ATGTCGAACGACACAATAGGAATTGGAGTTATCGGATACGGCTATTGGGGACCGAACTTGGTCCGCAATTTCGCTGCTCATCCCTCGGTTCGTCTAGTCGGCGTATGCGACTTTGATTCGGAAAAGCTCGCGGCAAGCAAGCGGCTTTATCCGGGGGTGATAACGACGTCCTCCTGCGACGAGCTGCTCAAGAACCCTGCCGTCGATGCCGTGGCCATCGCTACGCCGGTTAATACACACTATGAACTGGCTCTATCCGCACTGAAGGCGGGCAAGCACGTTCTGGTGGAGAAGCCGCTTGCACAAAGTTCAGATCTGGCCCGACGCCTGATCGATGAGGCGGCTCGGCGATGCCTGATATTGAGCGTGGACCACACTTTCATCTACACGCCCGCGGTGCGGAAAATCCGCGAACTCTTGGTCAAGAAAGAGCTCGGTAATGTCTACTACTACGACAGCACACGCGCGAGCCTTGGCTTGTTCCAGAGCGATGTCAATGTGATCTGGGACTTGGCGGTGCACGATATTTCGATCATCCACTATATCTTCGATGAGCAGCCCGTTGCCGTTTCGGCGACAGGATCATGCCATGTGGTCGGCTCGCCGGAAAACATGGCTCATATAACGTTGTTCTTCGATAGCGCGTGTGTAGCCCACATTAGCGTCAACTGGCTCTCGCCAATCAAAGTCCGCCAGACGTTCATCGGAGGCAGCAAGAAGATGATCGTTTACGACGATCTTGAACCGACGGAAAAGATCAAGGTATATGACAAGGGCATCACAGTTGATGGCCCCTCCGACAAAGCCCATCAATTCCGGATCGGTTATCGGGCTGGCGATATGTGGGCTCCCCACGTGTCCCCGAAGGAAGCGCTGCAGGTCGAGGTCGACCACTTTATCGATTGTGTGCGCAGCGGGACGCGACCGATTTCAAGTGGCATGTCCGGACTGCGGGTGATCGAGGTCCTGGAGGCTGCATCCCGCTCGATCGCCGAGCATGGCAAACCGGTCCTGCTGAAACGCCAGCCGCGCAGGGTCCCGGAACGTGCGACGGCAACGGTCTGA
- a CDS encoding acyltransferase, whose amino-acid sequence MPITNDVKLGRDVRIFHPDLVNLYGCTVGDESKIGTFVEVQEGAKIGARCKISSHSFICEGVTIEDEVFVGHGVMFTNDKFPKATTADGRPQQASDWTLQRTHVGRGASIGSNATILCGVTIGAGASVGAGAVVTKDIPPGAIVAGVPARLLFGAENTVLGDKPV is encoded by the coding sequence ATGCCCATTACGAATGACGTAAAGCTCGGTAGGGACGTCAGGATTTTTCATCCCGATCTAGTCAACCTGTATGGTTGCACCGTTGGTGACGAGAGCAAAATCGGAACCTTCGTCGAAGTCCAGGAGGGGGCAAAGATAGGCGCGCGTTGCAAGATATCGTCGCACAGCTTCATCTGCGAGGGCGTCACGATCGAGGATGAAGTGTTTGTTGGTCATGGTGTGATGTTCACGAACGATAAATTCCCGAAGGCAACGACCGCGGATGGTCGTCCTCAGCAAGCGTCGGACTGGACACTGCAGCGCACTCATGTCGGTAGGGGAGCTTCCATCGGATCGAACGCGACCATTCTGTGCGGGGTGACAATCGGTGCAGGTGCCTCCGTAGGCGCGGGTGCGGTGGTGACGAAGGACATTCCGCCCGGCGCCATCGTCGCCGGAGTGCCCGCTCGGCTTCTGTTCGGAGCTGAGAACACCGTTCTGGGCGATAAACCAGTTTAA
- a CDS encoding glycosyltransferase, which translates to MIFVTVGTQVQFDRLIQTVDDWAGARARSDVFAQIGPSKHQCKHIRTERFVDPGGFRNCVEAASLVIAHAGMGSIITALELGKRIIVMPRRASLGEHRNDHQVATAKQFAAQGRIEVAFEERELSDKLDQLDVLNRCERLGGEASPQLILTIRTFIETGHIRSQPTSASA; encoded by the coding sequence ATGATCTTCGTAACCGTCGGTACGCAAGTCCAGTTTGACCGTCTGATCCAAACGGTCGACGATTGGGCCGGTGCACGGGCGAGAAGCGATGTTTTCGCTCAGATCGGGCCATCAAAGCATCAGTGCAAGCACATCCGCACCGAACGATTTGTTGATCCCGGTGGATTCAGGAATTGCGTTGAGGCGGCAAGCCTCGTGATCGCTCATGCAGGCATGGGCTCCATTATCACCGCCCTCGAACTTGGAAAGCGAATCATTGTCATGCCGCGTCGTGCGAGCTTGGGCGAACACCGAAACGATCATCAGGTCGCAACGGCAAAACAGTTCGCCGCACAGGGCCGGATTGAGGTCGCTTTCGAGGAAAGGGAATTATCCGACAAACTCGATCAATTGGACGTCCTCAACCGATGCGAGCGCCTTGGTGGTGAAGCATCACCACAGCTGATCCTGACAATTCGGACTTTTATTGAAACGGGACATATCCGTTCACAGCCTACCAGCGCTTCAGCTTAG
- a CDS encoding DegT/DnrJ/EryC1/StrS family aminotransferase: MIPFLDLKAQYSQIKPEIDAAVARVVGSGHFVLGPEVAAFEERFAEYCRAAHCRAVNSGTSALHLALLAAGIGPGDEVITVSMTFVATTAAILYSGARPVFVDVDPVTWTMHPGSIEAAITPRTKAILPVHLHGLMADMDPIMEIARRHGLVVIEDAAQAHGAEYRGRRAGSIGDLGCFSFYPGKNLGAFGEGGAVVTDRPELARRVSLLRDWGQETKYNHVIPGYNYRMDEIQSAILNVKLDYIERWTEARRSLAERYNALLSDLPFARPQPPHHARHVYHVYAVRLPCRDEGLTLLRDAGIGAGIHYPVPVHLQTAYADLGYRAGDLPVTEMLANDFLSLPIYPELLPEQAVEVVSTLRNAAALQPSEAVSNRAEHPQHVMTWSHSRRAS; encoded by the coding sequence TTGATACCCTTCCTGGATCTGAAAGCCCAATATAGCCAGATCAAGCCGGAGATCGACGCCGCGGTCGCGAGAGTCGTGGGCAGCGGTCACTTTGTGCTCGGCCCAGAGGTGGCTGCCTTCGAGGAACGCTTTGCGGAGTATTGCCGGGCCGCCCATTGCCGCGCGGTGAACAGCGGGACTTCGGCGCTTCACCTTGCCTTGTTGGCGGCTGGCATCGGACCCGGCGACGAAGTCATCACGGTGTCCATGACGTTCGTTGCGACAACCGCAGCCATTCTCTACAGCGGCGCCAGGCCCGTGTTTGTCGACGTTGACCCGGTAACATGGACGATGCATCCCGGCTCGATCGAAGCTGCGATAACACCACGAACCAAAGCGATCCTGCCGGTCCATCTCCACGGGCTGATGGCCGACATGGATCCCATCATGGAGATCGCGCGTCGTCACGGTCTGGTCGTCATCGAGGACGCCGCGCAGGCGCATGGCGCGGAATACCGCGGACGTCGCGCAGGCTCGATTGGCGATCTGGGATGCTTCAGCTTTTACCCCGGCAAGAATCTTGGAGCTTTTGGCGAGGGTGGGGCCGTCGTAACCGATCGACCTGAATTGGCTCGCCGCGTGTCACTGCTGCGGGATTGGGGACAGGAGACGAAATACAATCACGTCATTCCCGGATACAACTATCGCATGGACGAAATTCAGAGCGCGATACTGAACGTCAAGCTGGACTACATCGAGCGCTGGACGGAAGCGCGTCGGTCGCTCGCCGAGCGATACAATGCACTGCTGTCTGATCTGCCATTCGCGCGTCCCCAGCCTCCCCACCACGCCCGTCACGTGTACCACGTCTATGCGGTCAGATTGCCGTGCCGCGATGAGGGGCTGACGCTGTTGCGTGACGCCGGCATCGGCGCCGGGATCCACTATCCAGTTCCCGTGCATCTGCAGACGGCCTATGCGGACCTCGGTTATCGTGCCGGTGATCTCCCCGTCACTGAGATGCTGGCCAACGACTTCCTCTCTCTTCCCATTTATCCGGAGTTGCTGCCGGAACAGGCTGTTGAAGTTGTCTCCACATTGAGGAACGCGGCGGCGCTGCAGCCCAGCGAAGCCGTCAGCAATCGAGCGGAGCATCCACAACATGTCATGACATGGTCCCACAGCAGGAGGGCGTCTTGA
- a CDS encoding peptidase domain-containing ABC transporter gives MATQTALECLSKTAGHHGIDLPVERLKHAYAVAAPLSLNLLLRMAKDAGLRARSTKIEWGALIRLGEAYPALTRLTNGNWIVVLGAGLGAEGTEVVSVFDPLADRKDEVLVVDRDRFCAQWAGDTILIKREQLTQDGRRSFGLRWFVPELLLQWRLFRDVAIAAIMLYALGLVVPIFFQLVIDKVLVHESYTTLYVLAAGAAAALVFDAIFGFLRRYLLLYATNKVDIRVATKTFGHLLGLPVTFFEHMAAGVLVKHMQQAARIREFLTGRLFLTTLDALSLFVFLPVLAIYSVKLTLMVLAFTAASGAVVGLLMGPFRRRLYDLYQAEGARQALLVETVHGMRTVKSLGMEPVQGRVWDSRCAQSITMRFGVEKISAGAQALTGFLEKIMTLGIIAVGALDVFAGEMTIGALVAFNMLAGRVSGPLVQLVTMVHEYQEVALAVKMLGEVMNQKPERDGKKDGLRPDFAGKIEFEGVSFRYGAEGAPALDDVSFTVEPGSIFGIVGRSGSGKTTLTRLISGMYPVQQGLLRVDGYDSRELDLAHLRRNLGIVLQDNFLFRGTVRDNIACVKRDATFAEVVAAAQLAGADEFIERLPRGFDTMLEEDASNLSGGQKQRLAIARALIVNPRIVIFDEATSALDSESEMIIKRNLRRLAAGRTVIIVSHRLSMLTEASRILVMDRGRIVDVDRHDHLLSKCTIYRHLWNQQMKQIA, from the coding sequence TTGGCGACGCAGACGGCATTGGAGTGCCTGTCCAAGACTGCCGGTCATCATGGGATCGACCTGCCGGTCGAGCGTCTGAAGCACGCCTATGCCGTAGCCGCTCCGCTCTCGTTGAACCTTCTGTTGCGCATGGCCAAGGATGCAGGTCTGCGCGCGAGAAGCACGAAAATCGAGTGGGGTGCGCTGATCCGTCTCGGAGAAGCCTATCCGGCGCTGACGCGGCTAACCAATGGCAACTGGATCGTTGTCCTTGGTGCAGGACTGGGAGCTGAGGGCACTGAGGTCGTCAGCGTCTTCGACCCGCTCGCCGACCGCAAGGACGAGGTCTTGGTTGTCGACCGGGACCGATTTTGTGCCCAATGGGCCGGGGACACCATCCTGATCAAGCGCGAGCAGTTGACACAGGATGGGCGCAGAAGTTTCGGCCTCCGGTGGTTCGTACCGGAATTGCTTCTTCAATGGCGACTGTTCAGGGACGTCGCGATTGCCGCCATCATGCTCTATGCGTTGGGCCTCGTCGTTCCGATCTTTTTCCAGCTCGTCATCGACAAAGTTCTGGTTCACGAGAGCTACACCACGCTCTACGTACTCGCGGCAGGCGCGGCCGCAGCACTCGTCTTTGACGCGATATTCGGCTTTCTGCGGCGCTACCTGCTACTTTATGCGACCAATAAGGTCGACATTCGAGTTGCTACAAAGACGTTCGGTCATCTCCTCGGGCTGCCGGTCACCTTCTTCGAGCACATGGCAGCGGGGGTCTTAGTCAAGCACATGCAGCAAGCGGCGCGGATCCGTGAGTTTCTGACCGGCCGACTATTCTTAACCACCCTCGACGCGCTTTCGCTATTCGTCTTCCTGCCGGTACTTGCGATCTACAGCGTCAAGTTGACGCTTATGGTTTTGGCCTTCACTGCCGCGAGCGGTGCTGTTGTCGGCCTGCTCATGGGCCCTTTCCGGCGACGTCTTTACGATCTTTACCAGGCGGAAGGTGCGCGGCAGGCTCTCCTCGTCGAAACAGTTCACGGTATGCGCACGGTGAAGTCGCTGGGGATGGAGCCCGTGCAGGGCAGGGTTTGGGATAGCCGCTGTGCACAGTCGATTACCATGCGATTCGGTGTCGAGAAGATTTCCGCCGGTGCCCAGGCGCTCACCGGATTTCTCGAGAAGATCATGACACTTGGGATCATCGCTGTCGGAGCACTCGATGTCTTCGCTGGAGAAATGACAATCGGCGCGCTGGTCGCGTTTAACATGTTGGCCGGCAGGGTCTCCGGACCACTGGTCCAACTCGTGACCATGGTGCACGAATACCAGGAAGTTGCTCTTGCCGTGAAAATGCTCGGCGAGGTGATGAATCAGAAGCCTGAGCGAGATGGCAAGAAAGATGGGCTGCGGCCCGACTTCGCCGGAAAAATCGAGTTCGAAGGTGTTTCTTTTCGTTACGGAGCTGAGGGAGCGCCGGCGCTCGATGATGTCTCCTTCACCGTCGAGCCAGGTTCGATCTTCGGGATCGTGGGCCGAAGCGGCTCCGGCAAGACGACGCTCACAAGGCTGATTTCGGGCATGTATCCGGTGCAACAGGGGCTGCTCCGTGTCGACGGATACGATTCGAGGGAACTCGACTTGGCACACCTGCGCCGAAACCTCGGAATCGTCTTGCAGGATAATTTCCTGTTTCGAGGGACGGTCCGCGACAATATCGCATGCGTGAAACGGGACGCGACATTCGCCGAAGTCGTCGCTGCTGCACAGCTCGCAGGCGCCGACGAGTTCATCGAGCGGTTGCCCCGTGGCTTCGACACCATGCTCGAGGAAGATGCCTCGAACCTGTCCGGCGGGCAGAAGCAGCGGCTCGCGATTGCGAGGGCTCTGATCGTCAATCCACGGATCGTGATTTTCGATGAGGCGACGAGTGCCCTCGATTCCGAAAGCGAAATGATCATCAAGCGCAACCTCCGCCGTTTGGCAGCAGGGCGCACCGTCATCATCGTCTCGCATCGGCTGTCAATGCTGACTGAAGCAAGCCGGATCCTGGTGATGGACCGCGGCCGAATCGTTGACGTGGATCGCCACGACCACCTCCTGTCGAAATGCACCATCTACAGGCATTTGTGGAACCAACAGATGAAACAGATTGCATGA